A DNA window from Citrobacter tructae contains the following coding sequences:
- the tesB gene encoding acyl-CoA thioesterase II has product MSLALKNLLTLLNLEKIEEGLFRGQSEDLGLRQVFGGQVVGQALYAAKETVPEERLVHSFHSYFLRPGDSQKPIIYDVEVLRDGNSFSARRIAAIQNGKPIFYMTASFQAPEEGFEHQKTMPQAPGPESLKSETEIARSVAHLLPPLLKEKFINDRPLEVRPVEFHNPLKGHVAAPTRQVWIRANGMLEDDLRVHQYLLGYASDLNFLPVALQPYGIGFLEKGIQIATIDHSMWFHRPFNINEWLLYNVESTSASGARGFVRGEFYTQDGVLVASTVQEGVMRNRN; this is encoded by the coding sequence ATGAGTCTGGCACTGAAAAATTTGCTGACATTGTTGAATTTGGAAAAAATTGAAGAAGGGCTCTTTCGCGGCCAAAGTGAAGACTTAGGGTTACGTCAGGTTTTTGGGGGACAGGTCGTCGGTCAGGCACTGTATGCCGCTAAAGAAACCGTGCCAGAAGAACGCCTGGTACACTCATTTCACAGTTACTTTTTACGCCCCGGGGATAGCCAAAAACCGATAATCTACGATGTCGAAGTTCTGCGCGATGGTAACAGTTTCAGCGCTCGACGTATTGCCGCTATCCAAAATGGAAAACCCATTTTCTACATGACTGCCTCTTTTCAGGCACCGGAAGAAGGCTTTGAACATCAGAAAACCATGCCGCAAGCGCCAGGACCTGAATCGCTGAAGTCCGAAACGGAAATAGCTCGCTCGGTAGCGCATCTGCTGCCACCGCTATTGAAAGAGAAATTTATCAATGACCGCCCACTGGAAGTGCGTCCGGTGGAATTTCATAACCCGTTAAAAGGCCACGTCGCGGCCCCAACTCGCCAAGTATGGATCCGCGCCAACGGTATGCTGGAGGACGATCTGCGTGTGCATCAGTATCTGCTGGGCTACGCCTCTGACCTGAACTTCCTGCCCGTGGCGTTACAGCCTTACGGTATTGGTTTCCTTGAGAAAGGGATTCAGATAGCCACTATTGACCATTCAATGTGGTTCCACCGTCCTTTCAATATCAATGAGTGGTTGCTATATAACGTGGAAAGCACCTCCGCCTCCGGTGCCCGGGGCTTTGTGCGCGGGGAGTTTTATACTCAGGACGGCGTGCTGGTCGCTTCTACTGTGCAGGAAGGGGTAATGCGTAATCGCAATTGA
- a CDS encoding MGMT family protein: MDIQDSFPQRVWQIVAAIPEGFVTTYGEVARLAGSPRAARQVGGVLKRLPEGSTLPWYRVVNRHGAISLTGPDLQRQRQALLAEGVVVSGSGQIDLQRYRWVY; the protein is encoded by the coding sequence ATGGATATACAAGACTCTTTTCCCCAACGTGTCTGGCAAATCGTCGCCGCAATCCCCGAAGGATTCGTGACCACCTATGGTGAAGTTGCCAGGCTTGCCGGATCGCCACGTGCAGCACGTCAGGTCGGCGGCGTGCTCAAACGACTTCCCGAAGGCAGCACCCTGCCCTGGTATCGCGTCGTCAATCGTCATGGCGCTATATCGCTAACCGGGCCGGATTTACAGCGCCAGCGTCAGGCATTACTGGCTGAAGGTGTCGTGGTTTCTGGGAGTGGGCAAATCGATTTACAGCGTTATCGCTGGGTGTATTAA
- a CDS encoding YbaY family lipoprotein, which produces MKLVHMVSGLAVAVALAACADKSADIQTPAPSPTTSIADTQSKIQQPNVSGTVWIRQKVALPPDAVLTVTLSDASLADAPSKVLSQKAVRTEGKQAPFSFVLPFNPADIQPNARILLSAAIMVNDKLVFITDTVQPVINQGGTKADLTLVPVQHTEVPVQASGGATTTVPSTSPTQVNPSSAVPAPTQY; this is translated from the coding sequence ATGAAACTCGTGCACATGGTAAGTGGTTTAGCAGTTGCGGTCGCTCTGGCGGCCTGTGCTGATAAAAGTGCAGATATTCAGACACCTGCGCCAAGCCCTACTACGTCAATTGCTGACACACAGTCAAAAATTCAACAGCCGAATGTTTCTGGTACAGTATGGATCCGCCAGAAAGTTGCCTTGCCACCGGATGCTGTGCTGACCGTCACGCTGTCGGATGCTTCGCTGGCCGATGCACCGTCAAAAGTCCTGTCGCAAAAAGCGGTCCGTACTGAAGGTAAGCAGGCACCATTCAGCTTCGTGTTACCGTTTAACCCAGCGGATATTCAACCGAATGCCCGCATTTTGTTGAGCGCGGCGATCATGGTGAATGACAAACTGGTGTTTATTACGGATACCGTTCAGCCGGTCATCAATCAGGGCGGCACCAAGGCCGATCTGACACTGGTCCCTGTCCAGCACACGGAAGTTCCGGTTCAGGCCAGCGGTGGCGCGACAACTACGGTGCCGTCAACGTCACCCACGCAGGTGAATCCGTCTTCTGCTGTTCCAGCACCTACGCAGTACTAA